AACAATTAAATCACTAGATTTTAAATATACAATTCCTAGTGAACTTCGCGATTTTACTTCATGGCACAAAGGAATTAAGCATTTTGGATTTTGGGCTATTGAAGTTTCAAATTCAAGATGTGCAGAAAAAATTCTACAATTTCAAAATCACTTAAGTAATAAATTACATGCAAATTATTTAAGACAAGCTCATATTACACTAAGTGCAGCAGGTTTACTTCATGATGAACATTTTAATCAAGACTTACTTTTGAAACAAATTCAAAAAATAAAAGAAAGTAAAATAAACTCTTTTCCTTTAAAATTATCAAATTTTGACAGTTTTGCTACTTGTCCTTATTTACAAATAAAAGATGATTCAAAAATATTAGATGAGATAAGAAATTCTTTAAATTCAATATCAAAGGAGAATAGTGCAAGTACTTATACTCCTCATGTAACTTTAGGCTTATATAATAAAATTTATGAAATATCTGATGTATTCAAGGATATATCATTGGCTAGTTTTAATGATATTGAATTTGATGTTAATGAAATTGTTTTTGCTCAATATGAAACAAAAGATGTTCAAGGTCCTTATAAAGTCTTACATCGAATTTGCTTAGAATAATAGGTTATTACTCTTTATTTTTTAAATAAATATATAAGATTAAAAATAAAACAGCAAAAAATAGTGGATAAAAGAATAAGTAGTCTTTTAAAATAATTTTATTTTGGTCAATTTTAGATTTTTCAAGTTTATTAATATCATCATAAATATCAATTAAATCTTCTTTTGAATATGCTGTATAAGATTTTGCATTTGAGTTTGTTGATATTTGATTTAATACATATTTATTAGAGTTTCCAATTCCTATTGTATAAGCTTTGATATTATATTTTTTAAGAAGTTTTATAACTACTTTTAATGGAATTTTGCTTGCAGTATCTTCTCCATCACTTAATACTATTATTACATTTGATTTTGCTTTTTTATCTTTTAATATATTTACACTTCTCGCAATTGAATCAATTAATGCTGTTTGTTTTCCTGCCATTCCTACTTCTAAATAATCTATGATTTCTCTTTGTGCATTTTTATCAAAACTTAATGGACTTGCCATCATTACAGAATCTCCAAAAATTAATAAACCAATATTATCAGAGGGCCTTTTTTTTATAAAATCTTTTACAATATCTTTTACTACATCAAATCTATTTTTACTAGTATCTTCTTTATCTAAATCATTATAATTCATCGAACCACTTGCATCTAAGTCTAATAATATATTTATTCCATCATTTTTTATTAGTTGGGTGTCTTGATTTTTTACAGGAGAAGCTAGTGCTATTATAGAAAGTGTGATAATAGAAAACTTTAATAAATTCATGATTAAAGAAGATTTTTCATTTGATTTTTGAAATATATTTAAATGAGGAATTAAATATGATGGAGTTTTTGCTTTACAATAAATAGAGCAAAAAATAAATACTAAAATCAATAATAAAAGATACGGAAATTCAAAAGAAAGATTATTAAACATCAATTATCCCTAAAATTGTATTTAGTTTATTTTTAATGCTATTACTTATTTGAGGTACTTCTTTTTTGTATTTATACTCTTCTAACTCATTTATTAACTCATTTGCTAATATCTTTTCTCTATCATTCTTGATTAAAAGTCGT
This sequence is a window from Poseidonibacter parvus. Protein-coding genes within it:
- a CDS encoding 2'-5' RNA ligase family protein; amino-acid sequence: MLQFQNHLSNKLHANYLRQAHITLSAAGLLHDEHFNQDLLLKQIQKIKESKINSFPLKLSNFDSFATCPYLQIKDDSKILDEIRNSLNSISKENSASTYTPHVTLGLYNKIYEISDVFKDISLASFNDIEFDVNEIVFAQYETKDVQGPYKVLHRICLE
- a CDS encoding VWA domain-containing protein — protein: MFNNLSFEFPYLLLLILVFIFCSIYCKAKTPSYLIPHLNIFQKSNEKSSLIMNLLKFSIITLSIIALASPVKNQDTQLIKNDGINILLDLDASGSMNYNDLDKEDTSKNRFDVVKDIVKDFIKKRPSDNIGLLIFGDSVMMASPLSFDKNAQREIIDYLEVGMAGKQTALIDSIARSVNILKDKKAKSNVIIVLSDGEDTASKIPLKVVIKLLKKYNIKAYTIGIGNSNKYVLNQISTNSNAKSYTAYSKEDLIDIYDDINKLEKSKIDQNKIILKDYLFFYPLFFAVLFLILYIYLKNKE